GAGCATCGTATTTGCCGGCGCGGCGCAATTGGTCGCCATCGGCATGCTCAAGGGCGGCGCCGGGGTCTTTTCGATTCTGTTGACCACGTTGTTGCTGACCTCCCAGCATTTGCTTTACGGGATGAGCATGCGTTCAGTGATTTCCCCGTTGCCGGGCCGCTGGCGTGTGGGGCTGGGTTTTTTGCTCACCGATGAGTTGTTCGCCCTGACCAGCCAGCATGACAAACAGCAGTTCAATCGTTGGTACGCCTTGGGCGTGGGCCTGACGTTTTACATCGCGTGGAACCTCTTCACCCTGGCGGGCATTGTGCTGGGCAGCAGCATTCCGGGCCTTGAACACCTGGGGCTGGACTTTTCTATTGCGGCGACTTTTATCGCATTGATCACGCCAGTGGTGCGCAACGTTCCGACGGTGGTCTGCGTGGCGGTCTCACTGTTCTGTTCGGTGCTGTTCAGCTATTGGCAATGGGGCTCGGCGTTGGTGTTGTCGGGGTTGGCGGGCATGACCGCAGGCTTTATCTGCAACAAACTCTATGTGGGGCGCACATGATGGTCTGGGCTGTGATTATCGGGATGGGCCTGCTGGTATTCCTGAACCGCTACGTATTTCTCGAGCCTCGACTGCCGGTGCGCTTGAGCAGCAATGCCCGGCAGTTCCTCGGTTTCGCGGTGCCGGGCATGCTCACCGCGATCTGCGGGCCGATTGTGTTCATGCC
The Pseudomonas lini DNA segment above includes these coding regions:
- a CDS encoding AzlC family ABC transporter permease, giving the protein MSNSLMPRSAFLRGAAAIMPLSLATAPWGLLAGSMAIEANLTPLQGQGLSSIVFAGAAQLVAIGMLKGGAGVFSILLTTLLLTSQHLLYGMSMRSVISPLPGRWRVGLGFLLTDELFALTSQHDKQQFNRWYALGVGLTFYIAWNLFTLAGIVLGSSIPGLEHLGLDFSIAATFIALITPVVRNVPTVVCVAVSLFCSVLFSYWQWGSALVLSGLAGMTAGFICNKLYVGRT
- a CDS encoding AzlD domain-containing protein; protein product: MVWAVIIGMGLLVFLNRYVFLEPRLPVRLSSNARQFLGFAVPGMLTAICGPIVFMPDKQLNLQWDNPYLISSLVAVGLVLYTRNTLLSMLLSMGFFFLLRWWL